Below is a window of Leptospira sp. WS4.C2 DNA.
AAGAAATTTTGACGAACTTTTACGCGTGATTGACTCTTTACAACTCACTTCTCAGTTTAGTGTGGCAACTCCTGCCAACTGGAAAGACGGAGAAGATACAATCATCGTTCCATCCGTTTCTGATGAAGATGCAAAGAAAAAATTCCCAAAAGGATTTCGCACCATCAAACCTTATTTACGTTACACTCCACAACCAAATAAGTAGTATTTAAAAGCGGGTCTTTGGCCCGCTTTGCTCTTTTGTATTTAAAAATTTATGAACATCAAACTGAATCGAATTGAATCCCCTTATGTTTTGGAAGCTCGGAACGAATCCGGAAACTCCATTCGTATCGATGCCTCACCGGAAATCGGTGGTAAAAATTCTGGTCCAAGGCCTATGGAACTTTTGATTATGGGACTTGCTGGCTGCAGTAGCATTGATGTTCTCATGATCCTAAACAAACATAGAATTGAAGTGAAAGATTACTCTGTGGAAGTGGATGCCAATCGCGAAAAAGTCGAAGAAGCTAATCTTTTTAAAAACATCCATATGAAATTCAAAGTAAAAGGTGACTTTAAAGAAGAACAAGTGAAACGTGCGATTGATCTCAGTTTAGAAAAATACTGTTCCGTTGCGAAAACGCTCGAAAAAACGGCAAAGATCACTTACGAATTCGAATTAGTTCCTTAAAACCAACTTACCTTCCGTTGTTAGCTGAAGTCCTATCGCCTTCACGGAAATTGACTGACGTAGCTACCGTTGGAGAAGTCGGTGATTCAAAAAATAATATTATTTACAATTTGTTCTTTTTTATGTTTTTCGCAAGTTTACTAATTGTTTTCCAATTTGCTTTTTCAATTGCACTTGCTTTCATGGTTTGTCTGTCTTCTAAATATTTAAACTCTTTCTTCAATTTTAAAAAACTTTCTAATCGTTTCGGATCAAGAGAATCATCACTTATAGCTTTTTTTACTGCGCAACCAGGTTCGTTTTCATGACTGCAATTGCGGTAGCGACAGTTTAAACTCAATTTCTCAATATCATCAAAAACATACTTCAATCCTTCTTCATCACCCCAAACTTGTAATTCTCGCATTCCAGGTGTATCAATGACCATACCGCCACTTGGAAGTATGATTAATTCACGATAAGTTGTTGTATGTCGACCCCGACTTCCTAATTCACTTACTTCGTTTACTTTTAGATGTTCCATCCCAAGCAGAGAGTTGATGATAGTAGATTTTCCAACTCCTGATGAACCGAGAAAAGCAATAGTTTTCCCTTTTTGAATGTATTGATTCAAAATATCAATTCCAGTATTTTGAGTTGCACTGAGTGTATACACATCAACTCCGATCGTTATTGATTCAACTTCGATTTTTCGTAATTCAGCCTCAGGACATAGGTCGGCTTTATTTAACAAAACAACTGGTAAAGCTTTGCTTTCCCATGCGATTGATAAAAAACGTTCGATACGTCGTAAATTATAATTTAAATCTAAGCCGGTAATAATGAATACTATGTCAATGTTAGCTGCAATTATTTGTTCATCAGTAATCTGGCCAGGAACTTTTCGACTGAATACACTCTTTCTAGGTAAAAGCGCGTGAATGATTGCTTTCATTTCATTTGAAATTACTGAAGTTACCACCCAATCACCCACTGCTGGAAATTCACTTTTACTTTCGGTACTAAATCGAAATTTTCCTGAAATTTCGCAGCTGAATTCTCCAAGTTCACAGCAAGCTATATATTTTTCTCTGTTCTCTCGAATGATACGCATCGCCGACAGACCTTGATTTTTATATTTATCAAAATTCAGTTCAAAAAAAGAATTCCATCCTAAATCAGACAATTGCATGATCATTCTCCATAAATTGCAGACGTCGTTCCATGAACCTTAGTCCCCGAGGTACTTGTTATGCGTAGTAGCGCGTTTGAATAGTGTTAATTAAATAAGAAAGCCATTGACCTTCTTTTACTTTCCCATCGAATGAAACGTAGCCGTCAGATTTATAAACATAGTTTACAGCCCACATTTTGTTCTTATTTCTTTTTTCATTAATATATTCTATAGAATCATTAACTCTTGTGTCTTTTATTTTATCTGTTTCGGAGATAAACCAGAGTAATTCTAAGATAGTGATATTGTAATTTTCTGGAAAATAAAGATCAAGTATGTGTTTCGTAATTGGGTTTCCATTTGACTGCCTCTTGAACAGATGGTGTTGAAGAATATACTCAGTACCTTCCTCGATTTTTAATTGCAGATCTTTATTCGATTCAAATTTGTTATATTCGTGCAAAGCTATGACTGATTTAGTTAAACCTATATAACATGGAGTAGATTTAAGGCATCCGCCATGTTTTAGGATTTCTACTTCTTTCCAATCGGAGTTAAAGTTTCTATGGAAAGCCTGATATTTTAAAATCCAGTTAACGGCATTCTTGACAATTTTGTTAGATTGTAGTCCCAATTTACAAAATGTTTTAATTAATATAGCATTGTAACATGGTAGTAAATTTTCCTTTTTCCCAGTGAGAGAAAATCCTTCAGAAGTTCCAAGGTTTTTAATAATTAAATCAATTATTTTCTTTGTATATGGTAGTTGTAAAGAATATGGAATTTCACTCAGCGCAATTAATTTCCAAACTAGAAATAAAGGATTTTGATTAATGTCCTTCGTTAAATTCTTAATTAATTCAGAATTTTCAAGTAAGGAAGTTATCTCGGATTTTGATAGACTTTCCTTCTTGTCATCTTTTATTCTTAATTCTAGAGCCGTATCAAATATCATTTTGTTTAAAATATAAAATGCGCCCTATTATGCATAACTTGTATTTCTATTTCAATTCGTTTAAATCCCAACTGTATTCATTGTAAACGATCTTTGCGTCTGGTTTGATTGGTTCTTCAAACCCTTCTTGTACATATAGGATGAGGGTTGTTTTTTTAGTGAAATCAGTTTGAAACCAACTAAAAATTTTACTTAAATACAAAGTGTTCGTTGTTTTATCATAAGAATTCTTTTTTGGATTTTTTAAGAAACCAAGTTTTGCTGATTGGAGTTGTTTCTCTAACGCGTTCGGTGTGTAAGCCTCGGAAATCAAATGAGGGCAACCGATAGAAGCACAAACAATTGCAAAATGGATTCTTGGTTCATTGAAGTCTTTTCGTAACTTTTCATGTTCAATCCAATCCAAGTTTCTTGATTTTCCAAGTAGGGAAAAGAATTCTTTTTTCCAAGGAATCCCGCGAGCTAAATTGATTTTGGAAAAAGGAGATCCAATTTCAGTGATACTTTCCACAGGATAGTGATCGAGAATCAATTTGATTGTAAAAGCATTGTAAGCGTTGATGAGAAAACTTTGTTTTTCTTTTTCTGTGAAACCTTGGTATTGGGTCTCAGATACTTTGGAAAGCGTTTCTAGGTATTGCCGAAACGAACTTTCTTCTGATTGGACTCCCTTATAGGAAACCAGGCCATTCTTTACATTCTTTTTCAGAAGTGAGTCCCAAACCAAATGTTTGTGATCGAAGCCTTCGGCAGAGATTCCTTGCCATAAACCAAAACAAAGAAATGTAATGAGAAACTGTTTCATAATGACCACCCACTGACTTAGACTGATCCAAACTGGTTTGCCAAGGAGAATTTTTACGACAAACTATTCAAATAACGACTGATCCCTTGAATGACAGGTGCCGGAATTTCATGGCCACCATTAAAAGCGATGAATTCACCAAGAAGTCCCGAGTTACGAAGTAACTTTTCTAATTTTTTCGCGTTCGCATAACCAAGGATAGGATCAAATTCACCATGCGATTGGAAAAATCGTAAAATTGATTTTTTTGGTGCTAACTCTTTCCAAAGAGATTCATTGACAAGTGCCCCCGAAAGGATCATAAGACCCTTGGATACTTCCTCTTTTCTGAGTGTTAGATCTGTGGCAAGCATAGCACCTTGTGAAAACCCACCCAATATTAATTGGTTCCAAGGAACTTCAAGAGCATCTAACATTAGATATGCTGCCTGACGTGCAACATCCATTCCTTCGGGATCTTTGTCGGCAAAATTCCTGAAATCATTTTTTCGAATGGCTTCCTCCAGAGCAGCCATATCAATCGGAAACCAGGCCCGACCTGAATATCCTGGCATAAGAGGGATACTCAAATGTCCATGCGGAAATACCCAGTTGAATTTTTGATCTGTGACTAAAACTTCATGGATGGGAAATAAATCAAAAGCACTAGCACCATAACCATGAAACAATACTACAGTAGGTGCATCTGGGTCACCTTGGACACGAAGTACTTTTAAAGGCCCGAGAGATTCTAAATCGTTGTCATTATCTAACATATATTATCCGAAGAGTGAAGGTTGGTCCTGATTGATTGTATCTGAAATAAAGTTGGTAACAGAAATTCCTAAAAGTCGAATTTTTTTAAATGGATCGGTGTTTTCCTTCCAAACATTTGCCAACAAATTCGAGGATTGTTGGAAAAGGTTGTCTGCCAAGTAGAAAATAGAATCGGATGAAATAGATTTTTGTTTTACTGTAAAATCTTCAAATTTGATTTTTAAAGTGAGTGTTTTGCCTTGTTTGTTTTTACGGCTCATCCTCTCTTCTAATTCTTTGGATAAAGTCTCCAAGGTGAGCACTAAATAGGCAAAGTCTTCTGAATCATGAGTAAAAGTAGTTTCCACGCCAATGGATTTGGGATCGCGAAAAGGGATCACATCCCGATCATCAAGTCCCCTTGCCATTCGATAAAAAACTGCTCCCATCTTCCCAAATTCCTCCACCAA
It encodes the following:
- a CDS encoding OsmC family protein, yielding MNIKLNRIESPYVLEARNESGNSIRIDASPEIGGKNSGPRPMELLIMGLAGCSSIDVLMILNKHRIEVKDYSVEVDANREKVEEANLFKNIHMKFKVKGDFKEEQVKRAIDLSLEKYCSVAKTLEKTAKITYEFELVP
- the rsgA gene encoding ribosome small subunit-dependent GTPase A; this translates as MIMQLSDLGWNSFFELNFDKYKNQGLSAMRIIRENREKYIACCELGEFSCEISGKFRFSTESKSEFPAVGDWVVTSVISNEMKAIIHALLPRKSVFSRKVPGQITDEQIIAANIDIVFIITGLDLNYNLRRIERFLSIAWESKALPVVLLNKADLCPEAELRKIEVESITIGVDVYTLSATQNTGIDILNQYIQKGKTIAFLGSSGVGKSTIINSLLGMEHLKVNEVSELGSRGRHTTTYRELIILPSGGMVIDTPGMRELQVWGDEEGLKYVFDDIEKLSLNCRYRNCSHENEPGCAVKKAISDDSLDPKRLESFLKLKKEFKYLEDRQTMKASAIEKANWKTISKLAKNIKKNKL
- a CDS encoding DUF547 domain-containing protein → MKQFLITFLCFGLWQGISAEGFDHKHLVWDSLLKKNVKNGLVSYKGVQSEESSFRQYLETLSKVSETQYQGFTEKEKQSFLINAYNAFTIKLILDHYPVESITEIGSPFSKINLARGIPWKKEFFSLLGKSRNLDWIEHEKLRKDFNEPRIHFAIVCASIGCPHLISEAYTPNALEKQLQSAKLGFLKNPKKNSYDKTTNTLYLSKIFSWFQTDFTKKTTLILYVQEGFEEPIKPDAKIVYNEYSWDLNELK
- a CDS encoding alpha/beta hydrolase, whose translation is MLDNDNDLESLGPLKVLRVQGDPDAPTVVLFHGYGASAFDLFPIHEVLVTDQKFNWVFPHGHLSIPLMPGYSGRAWFPIDMAALEEAIRKNDFRNFADKDPEGMDVARQAAYLMLDALEVPWNQLILGGFSQGAMLATDLTLRKEEVSKGLMILSGALVNESLWKELAPKKSILRFFQSHGEFDPILGYANAKKLEKLLRNSGLLGEFIAFNGGHEIPAPVIQGISRYLNSLS